ATGATCGGCAGGCCGAACTTCTTCGCGAATTCCCAGTCGCGGGTATCGTGGGCGGGCACCGCCATGATCGCGCCGGTGCCGTAGGAGATCAGGACGTAGTCCGAAATGAAGATCGGGATCTCGCGGTTCGTCGCGGGGTTGATCGCGGTCACGCCGTCGAGCCGGACGCCCGTTTTATCCTTTGCGATCTCGGTGCGCTCAAAGTCGGACTTTCTTGCGGCCTCCTGCTGATAAGCCTGCACCTCGTCCCGGTTTTTCAGGGATTTCGCCCATTTTTCCAAAAACGGATGCTCCGGCGACATGACCATATAGGTGGCGCCGTAAAGCGTGTCGGGGCGCGTGGTGTAGACGGTCAGGATGTCCCCCTCGCTCGTCTTGAAGTCGATTTCCGCGCCGGTGGAGCGCCCGATCCAGTTTTTCTGCTGGGCCTTGACCCGCTCCGGGTAATCCACCAGGTCAAGGTCATCGATCAGGCGCTGGGCGTACGCCGTGATTTTCAGCATCCACTGGGATTTCACCTTGCGGATCACCTCGCTGCCGCAGCGCTCGCACACGCCGTTGACGACCTCTTCGTTGGCGAGCACACATTTGCAGGAGGTGCACCAGTTGACCGCCATTTCTTTTTTATAGGCAAGCCCGTGCTTGAAAAGCTGCAGGAAAATCCACTGGGTCCATTTGTAATACTCCGGGTCCGTGGTGTTGATCTCGCGGGTCCAGTCAAAGGATATGCCGAGGGATTTGAGCTGCTGCTTGAAGCGGGCCACATTTTTCTTTGTGACGACGGCGGGATGCACGTGATTTTTGATCGCGAAGTTTTCGGTCGGCAGGCCGAACGCATCCCAGCCGATGGGATACAGGACGTTGTAGCCCTGCATGCGGCGCTTGCGCGCAATGATGTCGAGCGCCGTGTAGGAACGCGGATGGCCAACGTGCAGCCCCTGCCCGGAGGGGTAGGGAAATTCGATCAGCGCGTAGTACTTCGGCTTGTCCGTATGGTTGGAAGCGTGGAAAACGCCCGCTTCCTCCCATTTTTTCTGCCAGCGTTCCTCAATCGGTTTATGTTCGTATTTCACCGGATGTTCCTCCTATTTCCTTCAGAAAGCTGATATCAATATTTTCGGCGTCCTGCCACAGGCGGTCAAGGTCGTAAAACTGACGCGATTCTGCGGTAAAAACGTGAATGACTACATTTCCGTAATCCAACAGGACCCAGGAATTGGAACGGTAGCCCTCGATATGGTCCGCCGTAACGCCCGCTTCCTTCAGGCGGAACTCCACTTCGTCGGCCAGAGCCTTCACATGGGTGCTGCCGGTGCCCGTCGCCAGCACAAAATAATCCGCCAGAACGGAGATATCCCGAATGCCGAGAATTCTGATCCTCTCGGCTTTTTTGCGGTCTAAAATCTCTGCGGCTTTTTTCGCCAGTTCAAGTGATGTCATTCAGTAACCACCATTCTTAAAAAATTAAATGGGCCTGCGGCAATTCCGCATCTTAGCCGGAAATGCCGTTATTGCTGTCGATTCTGTGACAGAAGGACGTCGTTGTACGCCGAAAAGGTATCCGGATGAATGGGCTTGTGCGCCTGCGCCAAATCGGCGAGGGTAAAGGCAAGGCCGGCAATCACGGCGGATTCCAGCCCCTTCTGGGCCGCCGCCCGGATTCCCTCCACGCCGTCGTAATCGCGCTCGGCGGAAATGAAATCGGCGACGAATATGATCTTTTCCAAAACGGACATTCCGGCGCGCCCAGTCGTATGGTAGCGCACCGCGTTCAGAAGGTCGCGGTCCGCGATATGAAGCTCCCGTTCCAGGTAGGCCGCGCCCGCCATGGCGTGCCACAGCTTCGGCGCCCCCCGCTCGACATTTGTCAGTATTATACCAGAGGCTTCCATGATTTTCAACTGCTCATCCGGCGGGGCCTCCTTCATGATATCGTGCAGAAGACCGGCCTTTTGGGCTTTCTGCGTGTCCGCGCCGCACCGTTCGGCAAGCGCCTTCGCCTCCCGCGCCACATTGACGCAGTGCTGATAGCGCCGTTCCGAAAGAAGCGGTCTGATGATGTTTTCACAATCCGAAAGAGTCATTGCAACGGGCCTCCATAAAGATGATTTTCCGCAATATACCGCGCCACCGGCTCCGGCACCAGGTCGCCGACCGGCTCCCCGGCCGCGGCTCGCCGGCGCACCAGGGTCGACGAGATCGGCAGGAATTCCAGGTCCGCGAGGAACGTGCGCGCGCCGAGCCCCTTCAGAAACTCAGCGTGCTCCCGGAGGGCCGCATATCTCTTCTCCCCGCGCGGGGCGGCGCAAAGGCGTGCAAGCTTCAGGATCACCGCGGATTCATGCCAGTTCTGCACCGTCAGAAACATGTCTTCGCCCATGATCAGGTTCAGCTCCGCGCCGGGATAAAGCCGGCTGAGCTCCCTCAGCGTATCGGAGGTATAGCTCGGCCCCCGGCGGTTCAGCTCGATTTCCGAAACCTCGAACCCCGCCTCCCGCGCCGCCAGGCGGCACATGGCCAGCCGGTCCCCGGCCGGGGCAAGGTGCGGCGCGCGCTTGTGCGGCGGAACGTTCGCGGGCACCAGGATCACCCGGTCGAACGGGATGCGTTCGGAGAATCCGCGCAGAAGGTGCAGGTGCGCGTTGTGGATCGGATTGAAGGTTCCGCCGAAAACGGCGATTTCCTGCATGGATCGTCTTCTCCTTTTTATTCTTTTGGGCGGGAGCCCCTCGCGGAAGGCTTCGGGAGCGTGATTTTGGGCTTCTTCGGATTTCTGCGGTAAAGCACGAATTTCGCCCCGATCACCTGAACCACCTCGGCCCCGGTCTCGCCCGCGATCCGCTCCGCCGCCTCCCGCGGGGCAACGGAAGAAGCTTCCAGCGCCTTCCCCTTGATCAGCTCCCGCGCGGTCAGCGCTTCGTCGGCCTGGCGGATGACATCTTTGTCCACGCCGCCCTTTCCGATCATGAGGATGGTATCCGCCTGATTCGCGAGCGAGCGAAGATACGCGCGCTGTTTTCCTGTCATCATTTTCCAGCCTCCTTATTATTGTAACCGCTCCGGCTCAATTTTTCCAGCTCGCGCGCAAGTTTTTCCAGCGCGCGGCCGCGGTGGCTGACCGCATCCTTTTCCGAGGGGGCCATCTGCGCGTAGGATTTCCCGTTCACCAGAAAGACGGGATCGTATCCGAAGCCGTCGTCCCCCTGAGGGGCGAAAGCGACGGTGCCCTCGCACCTGCCCTCGACGGCAACGACGCGGCCGCCCGGGAACACGCAGCATATGGCGCTGACGAAACGGGCGGAGCGCTTTCCGGCCGGAACATCCTTCATTTCGTTCAAAAGCTTTTCGATGCGCTGCGCATCCGTTGCGCCCTCGCCGGCATAGCGGGCGGAGTAGACCCCCGGCGCGCCGCCGAGCGCATCCACCGAGAGGCCGGAATCATCCGCGACGGCCGGTTTCCCCGTGGCTCTGCACGCCGACTGCGCCTTTAAATACGCGTTTTCGGCAAAGGTCTTCCCCGTCTCCTCCACCGGCGGCAGCTCCGCCGTTTCCACCCCGATGCCCAGCGGCTTCAGGATGCGGACCAGCTCTTCTTTTTTCTTTTCATTATGGGTGGCGATG
This window of the Ruminococcaceae bacterium BL-6 genome carries:
- a CDS encoding dITP/XTP pyrophosphatase gives rise to the protein MNFVIATHNEKKKEELVRILKPLGIGVETAELPPVEETGKTFAENAYLKAQSACRATGKPAVADDSGLSVDALGGAPGVYSARYAGEGATDAQRIEKLLNEMKDVPAGKRSARFVSAICCVFPGGRVVAVEGRCEGTVAFAPQGDDGFGYDPVFLVNGKSYAQMAPSEKDAVSHRGRALEKLARELEKLSRSGYNNKEAGK
- the rsfS gene encoding Ribosomal silencing factor RsfS, whose protein sequence is MTSLELAKKAAEILDRKKAERIRILGIRDISVLADYFVLATGTGSTHVKALADEVEFRLKEAGVTADHIEGYRSNSWVLLDYGNVVIHVFTAESRQFYDLDRLWQDAENIDISFLKEIGGTSGEIRT
- the yqeK gene encoding putative hydrolase (Evidence 3 : Putative function from multiple computational evidences; PubMedId : 15175311, 22333191; Product type e : enzyme); amino-acid sequence: MTLSDCENIIRPLLSERRYQHCVNVAREAKALAERCGADTQKAQKAGLLHDIMKEAPPDEQLKIMEASGIILTNVERGAPKLWHAMAGAAYLERELHIADRDLLNAVRYHTTGRAGMSVLEKIIFVADFISAERDYDGVEGIRAAAQKGLESAVIAGLAFTLADLAQAHKPIHPDTFSAYNDVLLSQNRQQ
- the yqeI gene encoding 50S RNA-binding protein (Evidence 2a : Function from experimental evidences in other organisms; PubMedId : 12682299, 16014871, 17005971, 17105995; Product type f : factor), with protein sequence MMTGKQRAYLRSLANQADTILMIGKGGVDKDVIRQADEALTARELIKGKALEASSVAPREAAERIAGETGAEVVQVIGAKFVLYRRNPKKPKITLPKPSARGSRPKE
- the nadD gene encoding putative nicotinate-nucleotide adenylyltransferase (Evidence 3 : Putative function from multiple computational evidences), which gives rise to MQEIAVFGGTFNPIHNAHLHLLRGFSERIPFDRVILVPANVPPHKRAPHLAPAGDRLAMCRLAAREAGFEVSEIELNRRGPSYTSDTLRELSRLYPGAELNLIMGEDMFLTVQNWHESAVILKLARLCAAPRGEKRYAALREHAEFLKGLGARTFLADLEFLPISSTLVRRRAAAGEPVGDLVPEPVARYIAENHLYGGPLQ